A genomic segment from Bradyrhizobium diazoefficiens USDA 110 encodes:
- the greA gene encoding transcription elongation factor GreA → MEKVPMTSAGFAALGEELKKRQSEDRPRIIEHIAEARSHGDLSENAEYHAAKEEQSHNEGRIAELEDKLARADIIDISKLSGDTIKFGATVTLVDEDTEKKAVWQIVGEVEADAKKGRISITSPLARALIGKKKGSTVEVNAPGGAKAYEITKVEWR, encoded by the coding sequence ATGGAAAAGGTTCCGATGACTTCGGCCGGGTTTGCCGCGCTCGGGGAAGAATTGAAGAAGCGCCAGTCCGAGGACCGTCCGCGCATCATCGAGCATATTGCGGAGGCGCGCTCGCACGGAGACCTGTCGGAAAACGCGGAATATCACGCCGCGAAGGAAGAGCAGTCCCACAATGAAGGCCGCATCGCCGAGCTCGAGGACAAGCTCGCGCGCGCCGACATCATTGACATCTCGAAACTGTCCGGCGACACCATCAAATTCGGCGCCACCGTGACGCTGGTCGACGAGGACACCGAGAAGAAGGCGGTGTGGCAGATCGTCGGCGAGGTCGAGGCCGACGCCAAGAAGGGCCGCATCTCCATCACTTCGCCGCTCGCCCGCGCGCTGATCGGCAAGAAGAAGGGTTCGACCGTCGAGGTCAACGCACCCGGCGGCGCCAAGGCGTATGAGATCACCAAGGTGGAGTGGCGGTAA
- a CDS encoding Lrp/AsnC family transcriptional regulator: protein MSRNLDEIDLKILTEIQADGRITNVELAKRVGISPPPCLRRVRALEEEGYIHGYRGLLDARKLGFDVTVFAAVHLSSQAEADLRAFEEFVRAEPLVRECWMLSGEVDFILKCVAPDMATFQDFVTHLTAAPHVRNVRTSLVLHNSKYEAAVPLDVKGRR, encoded by the coding sequence GTGTCGCGGAACCTAGACGAGATCGACCTGAAAATTCTCACCGAGATTCAGGCCGACGGTCGAATCACGAATGTTGAGCTGGCCAAGCGGGTTGGCATTTCGCCGCCGCCCTGCCTGCGCCGGGTCCGGGCGCTGGAGGAGGAGGGCTACATTCACGGCTATCGCGGGCTGCTGGACGCGCGAAAGCTCGGTTTCGACGTCACGGTGTTCGCGGCCGTGCACCTGTCCAGCCAGGCCGAGGCGGATTTGCGCGCCTTCGAGGAGTTCGTCCGCGCCGAGCCCCTGGTGCGGGAATGCTGGATGCTGTCGGGCGAGGTCGATTTCATCCTGAAATGCGTCGCGCCCGACATGGCGACCTTCCAGGATTTCGTCACCCACCTGACCGCCGCGCCCCATGTCCGCAACGTGCGGACCTCGCTGGTGCTGCACAATTCGAAATATGAGGCGGCCGTGCCGCTGGATGTGAAGGGGCGGCGGTAG